From a single Georhizobium profundi genomic region:
- the rpiB gene encoding ribose 5-phosphate isomerase B, whose protein sequence is MRIVIGSDHAGFPLKATIIEHIKSLGHEVHDAGSYDPEPVDFPDIAKTVTSSIIDGKADRGLMVCGTGVGASIAANKVKGIRAAVCHDIHSAHQSVEHDDVNVMCIGAQIVGAWLAKDLVTSYLEAEFSTDEDFRRRVRKLAEMDGER, encoded by the coding sequence ATGCGCATCGTCATCGGTTCCGACCACGCCGGCTTCCCGCTCAAGGCAACCATCATCGAACACATCAAGTCGCTCGGGCATGAAGTTCACGACGCCGGCTCCTACGATCCGGAGCCGGTCGATTTTCCCGATATTGCCAAGACCGTCACCTCCTCCATCATCGACGGCAAGGCCGACCGGGGCCTGATGGTCTGCGGCACCGGCGTCGGCGCCTCGATTGCGGCGAACAAGGTGAAGGGCATTCGCGCAGCCGTCTGCCACGACATCCATTCGGCGCACCAGTCTGTGGAACACGACGACGTCAACGTCATGTGCATCGGTGCCCAGATCGTCGGCGCCTGGCTCGCCAAGGATCTCGTAACGTCGTATCTCGAAGCCGAATTCTCGACTGACGAAGACTTTCGCCGCCGGGTGCGAAAGCTGGCCGAAATGGACGGCGAACGCTAA